The Flavobacterium sp. 20NA77.7 genome includes the window TGCTGTCAAAAAATTTAATCAAACAATTTGTAAATTGATAATTGAAAGCCATACCATTTTTTTGCAAGGCTAAACTCAAATTAGCACTTCCGTAAAAAATACAGTTTTTAAAATTTGCTGTTTCTAAAGGTGTAGGCACATTATTAATCTTATCATCGCTCACTACCAAACACGTTTGATTTGGCGTACTCCAATAATTAGCAAAAGTACAATGTGTAAAATCATATTTCCCACCAAATGTACAGGCTAAACTAGCTTGTCCACAATTGTTAACCACCACATTTTTACCAGTAATATTTCCTGTTCGGGCAAGAATACCTACATTGGTACAATTGTAAATTTGAGTGTTTTTTAGGTCAAGAGTAGGTATATTTGTTCCGTCATTGCCTGAAATTAATAGCCCAACAGTAGCATTTTTAATCGTTAAATGGTCAAGAGTATTGTTTTTACTTCCTGGAAGAAACCAAATTGTACCCCATTGTCCTGCTACATCTCTGTACTGAGGCTCTAATCTATCGCCTTCAAAAATGACTTCATTTTCAAGCGCATCTGTGGTTGAATGGTTTCCATTGACAACTAATGAAGCATTTTCTGAAACGATTAACCCCGAATTAGCATGAAAATGTACACGCGCCCCAGCATCAACGGTTAAGGTTTGATTTCCGGGAATTTTGGCATATCCATAGATAACATAAGGTTTTGTATTTGTCCAATGTAATTCATTTCCATTTATAGGGTCAGATGTGCTTAAATTACTTCCTGTAATAGTTATTGGGTTATTGTTTGCATCTACACCCAATTGAATTTGCTCATAGGTATAATTAGCTGAGCTGCCAGAACGAGAGGGATAAATAAAATAAGCATCTTGAATTAAAGTTACCAATTCTACTTTTTGAAAGTTGGTGAAATCGCCAAATTGGATTTGATCTGTATATAAAAAATCAGCAGGATTAGCATCTGCAATCGATGAGGTCATTTCTACAAAAATAAATAAACTATCATTTGCTAGTAATTCTATATTTTCAAATTCTTTTCCAGACAATCCGTCAACCATAAGACGGTATTTTGATGCTTGTCCTTTTGCTAATCGTACTTTTGGAATGGCAATGTTTTTATTGGTTTTATTGTATACTTTTAAGGTATAGGTGCTAGATCCAATATTGGAAAATACAGTATCTAAATAAACGGTATCCTTTGAAAACGCTAAATTTCCAATAGAAGGTTCAAAGGTAAATTCACTTCTACAAGAGCTTAGTATAACTGTTGTTAAAAGAATTAGAAAAATAAAAAAATTGCGCATACGATTATTTTGTTCGGTAAATATAACGATAAAAGTAGAATTTTGGTATGTTTACATTTCAAAAACATTATTTGTAACTTTGTCAAAAAAAAAGAACATGGTATCAAAGGAAGAAATGCTACAATTATGTAATCAATGGTCTAAAAACACCTTAATGGAAACGTTAGATATTGAATATATCGATGCTGGAGAAGATTTTCTAAAAGCGCAAATGCCTGTAAATTCCCGTGTACATCAACCTATGGGATTATTACATGGTGGTGCTACAGTTGCGCTAGCAGAAAGCGTGGGTAGTGCTGCTTCATTAATGTTCATTAATCCTGAAAAACAAGAGGTTAGAGGTATCGAAATTAGCGCTAATCATGTACGCTCAAAACGTGAAGGTGTGGTATATTGTACGGCAAAAATTCTACATAAAGGAGCTAGCATTCATTTATGGGAAATTAAAATTGTTGATGAACAAGACCGTTTAATTTCATTATGTAAATTAACAAATATGATTTTATCCAGAAGACAATAATGCCCATTTTTGAGAAAATAGAACAGTGTTTAATAGCGCAAAATCCTTTTGTAGCTTATTTAAAGCCTAATGAATTAACATGCAATTTATTGGTGCAAAAAGACGCTGATTTAAAGTTGTTTTCAGGACAATCGGGATTTGTTTTTTTTCCTTTTGATAAAGGAGATAAAGTAGTTATCCCTTTTGAAGAGGCAGATTTTTCTCAAGGAATTATCGAGAAAAAACATTATAATTTAGTTTCTGATATCTCAAGCAGTCAAACGGATAAAGTCGTTTTTGAACAGTTGGTTTCAAACGGAATTGAAGCTATAAAAAAGGGTGAATTTGAGAAAGTAGTTTTATCGCGAAAAATTGTTTTAAAGAAACAACTTTCAGTTTTAGAGACCTTTCAGAATTTAATTTCGACCTATTCATCCGCTTTTCAGTATTTGTTTTTTCATCCCAAATTAGGTTTATGGATGGGAGCAACACCGGAGCAATTAGTTAAAATAAACCAGCAACAATTGGAAACGGTAGCTTTGGCAGGAACTAAATTGTATTCAGAAGAAGTAAAATGGACTCAAAAAGAAATTATAGAACAAAAAATTGTAACTGATTATATAGTTTCAAACATTGACAAAAAGGTAGAAAATATAAAAGTTTCTGGTCCAAATACAACTAAAGCAGGAAATTTAGCCCATCTTAAGTCTATAATTACGGGACAATTACCTTCAGATAATTTTGCTATGACTTTGATTGAAAATTTGCATCCAACACCTGCTGTTTGTGGAGTTCCTAAAAATGTGGCACAATCCTTTATACACAATCATGAAGGCTATGACCGAAAGTACTATACTGGATTTTTAGGTGAATACGCCATAGCAGGTTCTACAAATTTATTTGTAAATTTACGCTGTATTGAGATAGAGGAAAAGGCCGTAACTATTTACGTTGGTTGTGGGATTACTGGTGACAGCATTCCTACTAACGAATATATAGAAACAGAAAACAAATCGATGACGATGCGAAATGTTTTAGTAACAAAGTAAAAAATAAAAAGTTATGAAATCGCCATTAACAAGAAGTTTGTGCAAGCAAACACCAACAAATAAAAGCGATAACATATATGACCGCTAACAAATTAACTTTTACATATATGAAATTAGATATAGTAGCTTTTGGGGCTCATCCCGATGATGTAGAATTAGGCTGTTCAGGAACTATTGCTAAAGAAATTTCTCTTGGAAAAAAAGTAGGCATTATTGACTTAACTCGTGGCGAATTAGGTACTCGTGGTTCAAAAGAAATAAGAGAGCAAGAAGCCACTGCTGCAGCGCAACTATTAGGTATTTCTTGTAGAGAAAATTTAAATTTTAGAGATGGTTTTTTTGTAAATGACGAAGCGCACCAACTCGAAATTATTAAAAGAATTCGTAAATACAAACCAGAAATTGTATTGTGTAATGCTATTGATGACCGACATATAGATCACGGTAAAGGAAGTAAATTAGTGAGTGATGCTTGTTTTTTGGCAGGCTTAACTAAGATAGAAACGGAATTAGACGGACAAGTACAAGATGCTTGGCGCCCAAAAGTTGTGTATCATTACATACAATGGAAAACCATTGAACCTGATTTTGTGGTAGATATTACTGGTTTTATGGATAAAAAATTGGAAGCTGTTTTTGCTTACGGTTCGCAGTTTTATACTGAAAATTCTAACGAACCTGAAACACCTATTAGCTCTAAAAATTTTATTGAAAGCATTAAATACCGTGCTCAAGACCTTGGAAGACTTGCAGGCGTAGCCTATGCCGAAGGTTTTACAGTAGAAAGATATGTGACAGTCAATTCGTTAGGGGATTTGAAGTAAAAAAAAATAAAAAACCTTTGCAGGATAGTTGGAAACAATTATATTTGCACTCGCAAATGGAGCTCTGCTTCGGTTGTACAACAAATGGTGATTGTAGCTCAGTTGGTTAGAGCGTCGGATTGTGGTTCCGAAGGTCGCGGGTTCGAGACCCGTCTTTCACCCAAAGCCCTACAGCAATGTAGGGTTTTTTTGTTTTTATATGTTTTTTTCTTAGTACTTTTGTGTCTATGGCAAATTGGACGACCTATATTAATGAATATCAAAATTACCTCAAATTGGAGCGGGGTTTGTCTATAAATACCATTGAAAATTATTCTTTTGACATAGAAAAGTTGACTGCCTATTTAACTGAAAATCAAATTGATGTTTCGCCCATAACCATTACGGAAGAGCAAATACAAGGGTTTATTTATCATATTGCTTCATTGGTTAATCCTCGCTCACAATCACGCATTATTTCTGGTTTAAAAAGTTTTTTTACTTATTTGGTTTTTGAGGAATATAGAAAAGATATGCCAATGGAACTTATTGAAGTGCCTAAAACAGGTAGAAAATTACCCGATACGTTATCTACTGAAGAAATTGATTTATTAATAGGCGCTATAGATTTGACTTCTATGGAAGGCGAACGAAATAAAGCTATGTTAGAAACCTTGTACAGTTGTGGACTTCGTGTTTCAGAATTAGTAACTTTAAAAATATCCGATTTATTTTTTGAGGAAGGTTTTATAAAAATTACAGGAAAAGGAAATAAGCAACGTTTTGTACCTATTGGGTCCTCTACTCAAAAGTTTATTACTATTTATAAAGAACAAGTGAGAAGCCATATTACTATTCAAAAAGGATATGAGGACACGTTATTTTTAAACAGACGTGGCAAGCAATTGACACGTGCCATGGTGTTTACTATTATTAAAGATTTAGTCAAAAAAATAAACCTTCAAAAAAACATAAGTCCGCACACGTTTAGGCATTCTTTTGCTACGCATTTACTTGAAAACGGTGCCGATTTGCGTTCAATTCAGTTAATGTTAGGCCACGAGTCCATTACCACGACTGAAATTTACATGCATTTAGATCGTAAGCATTTGGCACAGGTCATGGAAACGTTTCATCCGAGGGGTAGTAAATAAAAAAAACACTAACGTTTTGCTAGTGTTTTTGCTTTTAAATTATGTGATTTAGCTTTGCTGAACTTACGTTTCTCTTTTGTCGAAATGACAACGAAAAATTAATCCTCTAGTAAAACTTCTAAAATACTAATTGCTGCTTCGCTAATTTTAGTTCCAGGACCAAAAACGGCTACAGCACCTGCATCAAATAAAAATTGGTAATCTTGAACAGGAATTACGCCACCCACAATGACCATTATATCATCTCGACCATATTCTTTTAATGCTGCTATCACTTGTGGTACTAAGGTTTTGTGTCCTGCGGCTAAAGAAGAAACACCTAAAATGTGAACATCGTTTTCAACAGCTTGTTTGGCAGCTTCTTGAGGCGTTTGAAATAGTGGTCCAATGTCTACATCAAAACCTACATCGGCATAGCCTGTAGCAACAACTTTTGCGCCACGATCATGGCCATCTTGTCCCATTTTTGCAATCATAATACGCGGACGACGACCTTCTTTCTTCGCGAATGCGTCGGCTAATTGTTTTGCTTTTTCAAAACTTTCGTCATTTTTTATTGCTGCACTATACACGCCACTTACTGATTTAATTTGTGCTTTATATCTGCCGAAAACAACTTCTAGTGCATCACTTATTTCTCCTAAGGTTGCTCTATTTCTTGCTGCTTCTACCGCTAAAGATAATAAATTTTCTTCACCTGTTTTAGCAGCTTGAGTTAATTTTTCTAAACATGCTTTAACTTTGGCAGTATCTCGAGAAGCTTTGATTTGTTCTAAACGTTCAATTTGTTGTTTGCGCACCATTTGGTTATCCACATCTAAAATATGTAAGGGATCTTCTTTTTCCAAACGGTATTTATTTACCCCTACAATAATATCTTGACTGCTATCAATACGTGCTTGTTTGCGTGCGGCTGCTTCTTCAATACGTAATTTTGGAATTCCGGCTTCAATGGCTTTCGTCATGCCTCCTAATTCTTCTACTTCTTGAATTAAAGCCCAAGCCTTTTCTGCAATTTCTGCGGTCAAACTTTCTACATAATAGCTTCCTGCCCAAGGGTCAACGGTTTTACAAATTTTAGTTTCTTCTTGTAAAAAGATTTGAGTATTACGAGCAATTCGAGCCGAGAAATCCGTTGGTAAGGCAATGGCTTCGTCTAAGGCATTTGTGTGAAGTGATTGTGTGCCGCCAAAAGCTGCTGCTGCCGCTTCGATTGTGGTTCGCGCTACGTTATTAAAAGGATCTTGTTCGGTTAAACTCCATCCCGAAGTTTGACAATGTGTTCGTAATGCTAGTGATTTTTCGTCTTTTGGATTGAATTGTTTCAATAGTTTTGCCCAAAGCATTCTACCGGCTCTCATTTTGGCAATTTCCATAAAATGATTCATTCCAATTGCCCAGAAAA containing:
- a CDS encoding isochorismate synthase, giving the protein MPIFEKIEQCLIAQNPFVAYLKPNELTCNLLVQKDADLKLFSGQSGFVFFPFDKGDKVVIPFEEADFSQGIIEKKHYNLVSDISSSQTDKVVFEQLVSNGIEAIKKGEFEKVVLSRKIVLKKQLSVLETFQNLISTYSSAFQYLFFHPKLGLWMGATPEQLVKINQQQLETVALAGTKLYSEEVKWTQKEIIEQKIVTDYIVSNIDKKVENIKVSGPNTTKAGNLAHLKSIITGQLPSDNFAMTLIENLHPTPAVCGVPKNVAQSFIHNHEGYDRKYYTGFLGEYAIAGSTNLFVNLRCIEIEEKAVTIYVGCGITGDSIPTNEYIETENKSMTMRNVLVTK
- the scpA gene encoding methylmalonyl-CoA mutase, with translation MRKDIQHLKVEVKSQKLEVSPNSFTTAENIEVKPTYSKEDISYLEHLGFGAGFAPNLRGPYATMYVRRPWTIRQYAGFSTAEESNAFYRRNLAAGQKGLSVAFDLATHRGYDSDHERVVGDVGKAGVAIDSVEDMKVLFDQIPLNEMSVSMTMNGAVLPIMAFYIVAAEEQGVSPNLLSGTIQNDILKEFMVRNTYIYPPTPSMKIIADIFEYTSKNMPKFNSISISGYHMQEAGATADIELAYTLADGLEYIRTGLAAGMDIDTFAPRLSFFWAIGMNHFMEIAKMRAGRMLWAKLLKQFNPKDEKSLALRTHCQTSGWSLTEQDPFNNVARTTIEAAAAAFGGTQSLHTNALDEAIALPTDFSARIARNTQIFLQEETKICKTVDPWAGSYYVESLTAEIAEKAWALIQEVEELGGMTKAIEAGIPKLRIEEAAARKQARIDSSQDIIVGVNKYRLEKEDPLHILDVDNQMVRKQQIERLEQIKASRDTAKVKACLEKLTQAAKTGEENLLSLAVEAARNRATLGEISDALEVVFGRYKAQIKSVSGVYSAAIKNDESFEKAKQLADAFAKKEGRRPRIMIAKMGQDGHDRGAKVVATGYADVGFDVDIGPLFQTPQEAAKQAVENDVHILGVSSLAAGHKTLVPQVIAALKEYGRDDIMVIVGGVIPVQDYQFLFDAGAVAVFGPGTKISEAAISILEVLLED
- the xerD gene encoding site-specific tyrosine recombinase XerD; its protein translation is MANWTTYINEYQNYLKLERGLSINTIENYSFDIEKLTAYLTENQIDVSPITITEEQIQGFIYHIASLVNPRSQSRIISGLKSFFTYLVFEEYRKDMPMELIEVPKTGRKLPDTLSTEEIDLLIGAIDLTSMEGERNKAMLETLYSCGLRVSELVTLKISDLFFEEGFIKITGKGNKQRFVPIGSSTQKFITIYKEQVRSHITIQKGYEDTLFLNRRGKQLTRAMVFTIIKDLVKKINLQKNISPHTFRHSFATHLLENGADLRSIQLMLGHESITTTEIYMHLDRKHLAQVMETFHPRGSK
- the bshB1 gene encoding bacillithiol biosynthesis deacetylase BshB1 — translated: MKLDIVAFGAHPDDVELGCSGTIAKEISLGKKVGIIDLTRGELGTRGSKEIREQEATAAAQLLGISCRENLNFRDGFFVNDEAHQLEIIKRIRKYKPEIVLCNAIDDRHIDHGKGSKLVSDACFLAGLTKIETELDGQVQDAWRPKVVYHYIQWKTIEPDFVVDITGFMDKKLEAVFAYGSQFYTENSNEPETPISSKNFIESIKYRAQDLGRLAGVAYAEGFTVERYVTVNSLGDLK
- a CDS encoding PaaI family thioesterase; protein product: MVSKEEMLQLCNQWSKNTLMETLDIEYIDAGEDFLKAQMPVNSRVHQPMGLLHGGATVALAESVGSAASLMFINPEKQEVRGIEISANHVRSKREGVVYCTAKILHKGASIHLWEIKIVDEQDRLISLCKLTNMILSRRQ